A genome region from Salvia splendens isolate huo1 chromosome 19, SspV2, whole genome shotgun sequence includes the following:
- the LOC121778117 gene encoding 40S ribosomal protein S13-like isoform X1, producing the protein MGRMHSRGKGISASALPYKRTPPSWLKITSEDVEENICKFAKKGLTPSQIGVILRDSHGIAQVKSVTGSKILRILKGHGLAPEIPEDLYHLIKKAVAIRKHLERNRKDKDSKFRLILVESRIHRLARYYKKTKKLPPVWKYESTTASTLVA; encoded by the exons ATGGGTCGCATGCACAGCCGAGG AAAGGGTATTTCCGCTTCAGCCCTTCCCTACAAGAGGACTCCTCCCTCCTGGCTCAAAATCACCTCTGAAGAT GTTGAGGAGAATATCTGCAAGTTTGCGAAGAAGGGTCTGACCCCGTCGCAGATCGGCGTGATTCTCCGTGACTCCCACGGCATTGCTCAGGTGAAGAGCGTCACCGGAAGCAAGATTCTCCGCATTCTCAAGGGTCATG GACTTGCACCCGAAATTCCTGAGGATTTGTACCACTTGATCAAGAAAGCAGTGGCTATCAGGAAGCATCTGGAGAGGAACAGGAAGGACAAGGACTCTAAGTTTAGGTTGATTTTGGTTGAGAGCAGGATTCACCGCCTTGCCCGTTACTACAAGAAGACAAAGAAGCTTCCGCCTGTCTGGAAATA CGAATCAACCACTGCAAGCACTCTTGTGGCCTAG
- the LOC121778117 gene encoding 40S ribosomal protein S13-like isoform X2, with protein MGRMHSRGKGISASALPYKRTPPSWLKITSEDVEENICKFAKKGLTPSQIGVILRDSHGIAQVKSVTGSKILRILKGHGLAPEIPEDLYHLIKKAVAIRKHLERNRKDKDSKFRLILVESRIHRLARYYKKTKKLPPVWK; from the exons ATGGGTCGCATGCACAGCCGAGG AAAGGGTATTTCCGCTTCAGCCCTTCCCTACAAGAGGACTCCTCCCTCCTGGCTCAAAATCACCTCTGAAGAT GTTGAGGAGAATATCTGCAAGTTTGCGAAGAAGGGTCTGACCCCGTCGCAGATCGGCGTGATTCTCCGTGACTCCCACGGCATTGCTCAGGTGAAGAGCGTCACCGGAAGCAAGATTCTCCGCATTCTCAAGGGTCATG GACTTGCACCCGAAATTCCTGAGGATTTGTACCACTTGATCAAGAAAGCAGTGGCTATCAGGAAGCATCTGGAGAGGAACAGGAAGGACAAGGACTCTAAGTTTAGGTTGATTTTGGTTGAGAGCAGGATTCACCGCCTTGCCCGTTACTACAAGAAGACAAAGAAGCTTCCGCCTGTCTGGAAATAG